One window of Pieris rapae chromosome 14, ilPieRapa1.1, whole genome shotgun sequence genomic DNA carries:
- the LOC123689741 gene encoding uncharacterized protein LOC123689741, giving the protein MEDQFQLLFDKMKNEILNQTIELKDSITNNIMERLDEKLQPIITENRNLKIKVENLEKEVESLKRGKKQNNLIMFGVNEGERSTQELIQNTIHIFKTDLDIQLQEHEINKIYRLGRGKSSGKPRPILISFTSEWKKNEVMGKKKNFKNVYVTEDYTKEVIEKRKTLQAQLKEEREKGNIAYLKFDKLVVKGKNTNINKEKRKRETSSSPQNNAQPRKQQTLMPPINNRPNAFDVMRIRANSLSSLPAKTTTNKE; this is encoded by the coding sequence ATGGAGGATCAGTTTCAactattgtttgataaaatgaagaatgaaatcttgaaccaaacaatagaattgaaagattcgataacaaataatataatggagagaTTAGACGAAAAACTTCAACctattataacagaaaatagaaacttaaaaataaaagtagaaaatctcGAAAAGGAAgtagaaagtttaaaaagaggaaagaagcaaaacaatttgataatgtttggaGTAAATGAAGGCGAAAGGTCTACAcaagaattaatacaaaatacaatacatattttcaaaactgaccttgacatacaattacaagaacatgagataaacaaaatatatcgtcTAGGAAGGGGAAAGTCTTCTGGAAAACCAAGACCAATTCTGATTTCCTTTACGAGCGAATGGAAGAAGAATGAAGTTAtgggaaagaagaaaaacttcaaaaatgtatatgttacagaAGACTACACAAAGGAAGTAATAGAGAAAAGGAAAACGTTGCAGGCGCAGCTAAAAGAGGAGAGAGAAAAGGGAAATATCGCGTACctgaaatttgacaaactagtagtaaaaggaaaaaatactaacataaataaggaAAAGCGCAAAAGAGAAACATCATCATCCCCACAAAACAATGCTCAACCAAGGAAACAACAAACTCTAATGCCGCCGATTAACAATAGACCAAATGCTTTCGACGTAATGAGGATTAGAGCTAattctctttcgtctcttccCGCTAAGACAACAACTAacaaagaataa